A single window of Synergistaceae bacterium DNA harbors:
- the glgC gene encoding glucose-1-phosphate adenylyltransferase produces MYTGKHGRVLGIVLAGGKGERLMPLTRYRAKPAVYFAAKYRIIDFALSNLINSGIYSIYVLTQFKSQSLSEHIERGWQFGGAMRGRDFFVTTVPAQMWSGEHWFQGTADAVYQALHMITRYRADRVCIFAADHIYKMDVDQMIAWHMAQHADVTIAANVVPVEEANQFGCIKTDSKGRILEFMEKPKNPPEIPDKPGFSYVSMGNYVFERKVLEESLNADAMKEETSHDFGKDIIPDLVAHGMKVCAYDFSTNVLPHPSAETELIHQWRTDKPYWRDVGTLYAYWQAHMELIGHESEMTLYNPMWPIRTVSYGDPPSYCYPDSGHPCNINRVMLSEGSRIFGADVSNSVLARNCLVQAGSVVEQSIIGHDVVIGKNCRIKRAIIDGHNIIPDGTVIGEDPELDAKNYYVDPKSGIVVAGVPKELYLTGADELEEAQSWDTMG; encoded by the coding sequence ATGTACACAGGCAAACACGGAAGAGTGTTAGGCATCGTTCTCGCAGGAGGCAAGGGCGAGCGTTTAATGCCGCTTACACGTTATCGCGCAAAGCCTGCAGTTTACTTCGCCGCAAAGTATCGTATCATTGATTTTGCACTCTCCAATTTAATTAACAGCGGGATTTATTCGATTTATGTTCTGACCCAGTTCAAGAGTCAATCTTTAAGCGAACATATCGAACGTGGCTGGCAGTTCGGCGGAGCAATGAGGGGCCGAGATTTCTTCGTTACTACAGTACCGGCGCAAATGTGGAGCGGTGAACACTGGTTTCAAGGCACAGCAGATGCAGTATATCAAGCATTACACATGATTACTCGTTATCGTGCTGACAGAGTTTGTATTTTTGCCGCAGATCATATTTACAAAATGGACGTTGATCAAATGATCGCGTGGCACATGGCGCAGCATGCAGATGTTACAATTGCTGCAAATGTCGTTCCCGTCGAAGAGGCGAATCAATTCGGCTGTATTAAGACTGACAGCAAAGGCCGAATTCTTGAATTCATGGAGAAGCCGAAGAATCCCCCCGAAATTCCCGATAAACCCGGCTTTAGTTATGTCTCAATGGGCAATTACGTTTTTGAGCGCAAAGTCCTTGAAGAGTCATTAAATGCCGACGCAATGAAGGAAGAAACAAGCCACGATTTTGGCAAAGATATTATACCGGATCTCGTTGCACATGGTATGAAAGTCTGCGCTTATGACTTCTCGACAAATGTATTGCCTCACCCGTCAGCCGAGACAGAATTAATTCACCAGTGGAGAACTGATAAACCCTACTGGCGCGACGTAGGAACTCTTTATGCTTACTGGCAGGCACATATGGAACTAATAGGCCACGAGTCAGAAATGACGCTCTATAATCCCATGTGGCCGATTCGCACGGTTTCTTATGGTGATCCACCTTCATATTGTTATCCTGACAGCGGCCACCCGTGTAATATTAACCGAGTAATGTTATCTGAAGGCAGCAGGATTTTCGGAGCGGACGTGTCTAATTCAGTTCTTGCTAGAAATTGTCTCGTTCAGGCCGGCAGCGTTGTCGAACAAAGTATTATCGGCCATGATGTTGTAATCGGCAAAAATTGCAGAATCAAACGCGCTATTATAGACGGTCATAATATTATCCCCGACGGGACAGTTATAGGCGAAGATCCCGAACTTGACGCGAAAAATTATTATGTAGATCCTAAATCCGGCATAGTAGTCGCTGGTGTACCTAAAGAATTATATTTGACAGGTGCCGACGAACTAGAAGAAGCTCAGAGCTGGGACACTATGGGCTAA